A single region of the Salvia splendens isolate huo1 chromosome 18, SspV2, whole genome shotgun sequence genome encodes:
- the LOC121775982 gene encoding protein TSS-like: MAPKSGRGKTKGDKKKKEEKVLPVVVDIKVNLPDETNVILKGISTDRIIDVRRLLSVSTITSNITNYSLSHEVRGPRLKDTVDVAALKPCTLTLVEEDYDEGSATAHVRRLLDIVACTTSFGPSAAKGSSPAASSKGGEEGKDGRGSQDGKVSKKAIKSPRAKSKKESSPPPPAESEAKEGSAAAIDREGEMSNTSPKLGSFYEFFSLSHLTPPLQFIRRAERKSIDEVSGDDHLFSLEVKLCNGKLIFIEASRKGFYGTGKQQFFCHNLVDLLRQLSRAFDNAYDELMKAFSERNKFGNLPFGFRANTWLIPPIAAQSPSTFPPLPTEDENWGGNGGGLGRDGKSDLLPYANELLFLASMPCKTAEERQIRDRNAFLLHSLFVDVAIFKAIAAVKHVMRTLESAHSASNSRIVFTEKVGDLSITVMKDASSASCKIDTKIDGEQAIGLDDKKLGERNLLKGITADENTAAHDIATLGVVNVRYCGYIACVKVQGIDNASANTPLRSQELLDQPDGGANSLNIDSLRLLLHENVTTEQNKASAHSRTLESEQLESSQAFVERLLQESLEELRQEEHDLDAFVRWELGACWIQHLQDQKKTEKEKKPPSEKTKNEMKVEGLGTPLKSLRNRKKTLDGNTADQQNENLKSSADEVKDEVEKALNVIESQLDNGASENEVMLKSMLSDAAFSRLKESETELHSKSLHELIELSQKYYDDVALPKLVADFGSLELSPVDGRTLTDFMHTRGLRMRSLGQVVKLSEKLSHVQSLCIHEMIVRAFKHILQAVISAVQKPAKMAAAIAAALNLMLGIPENVQPDQPSGVNSIVWNWLEVFLLKRYEWNIKNLNYEDIRKFAILRGLCHKVGIELVPRDFDMESARPFQKEDIVSLVPVHKQAACSSADGRQLLESSKTALDKGKLEDAVSYGTKALAKLVAVCGPYHRMTAGAYSLLAVVLYHTGDFNQATIYQQKALDINERELGLDHPDTMKSYGDLAVFYYRLQHTELALKYVKRALYLLHLTCGPSHPNTAATYINVAMMEEGLGNVHVALRYLHKALKCNQKLLGPDHIQTAASYHAIAIALSLMEAYPLSVQHEQTTLQILRAKLGPEDLRTQDAAAWLEYFESKAFEQQEAARNGTRKPDASIASKGHLSVSDLLDYINPSQDAKGKDAIGSKRRNYIAKAMEKVVHDNLAISDTEVPPTGAFAVEAKEDKQVHVSDTDAAVNNAWPVQFEDTVEVFPDENPVQPGNLEIRIPESSDVSLETHAEGEDGWQPVQKPRSSGLFGKRLRQRRQNGTKTLNHQKKDLVTELDHATLKNNHQSGKIYVLKKRAVPAGSIAEYYVAKTSSPGAKYGRRVVKTVAYRVKSVSPSTMDGAGGNSKNEDETLCSPTDSRPVSAQKEVGTVAKRSSIVSLGKSPSYKEVALAPPGTISMLQVRHPEDDAHYNRVLEPEEQNKRAQEKSASVEISTQNDQEGNIQDIVMGSTDQLKNENEALEEKEETAKNHENSVVVSECMVQVQSSNHESSQHEELGTDMDNVPNCAGSSLETATCTEDLLISNRSNDDSETTLQGVEEQKSKLPVACQGDSREVSNKKLSALAAPYNPSVVSPHVAPLPMNISLSSGPGAVQPVGPWPMNMGLHQGHATLLPSPISSPHHPYPSPPTTPNMLHPLPLMYPPYTQAQSLPPSTFQVTSNQFHHGQFAWQCNIRANTQEYIPVTLWPGCHPLEFPSPTVVEPIAKPFLEEKEQSIISENLNLALPLDLDSGNESKKEIDLPASEAVENLRDIDVVQSGNGEEIESKFHGLPIPVKLLHSSNGPTEKSERCNDYHVQRQQFKADSEKQFSVLVRGKRNKKQMLRMPLSFLKRPYSSQPFKVVYSRVVRDTELPNSPSFDSKETSSANAT, from the exons ATGGCACCGAAGAGTGGGCGTGGCAAGACCAAGGGagacaagaagaagaaagaagaaaagg TTCTTCCCGTTGTGGTGGATATAAAAGTGAATCTACCGGACGAGACTAATGTTATTTTGAAG GGAATTTCTACCGACAGAATTATAGACGTTCGTCGATTGTTATCTGTTAGTACTATTACGAGCAACATCACTAACTATTCCTTATCTCACGAG GTGAGGGGCCCACGATTAAAAGATACGGTGGACGTGGCCGCGCTGAAACCCTGTACCCTCACTCTTGTGGAAg AGGACTACGATGAAGGTAGCGCCACGGCGCACGTTAGACGGCTTCTGGATATCGTCGCTTGCACGACGTCGTTTGGGCCGTCGGCGGCAAAGGGCTCTTCTCCCGCCGCATCTTCCAAGGGCGGAGAAGAGGGAAAGGATGGCCGTGGATCTCAAGACGGCAAGGTTTCTAAGAAAGCGATCAAGTCTCCCCGCGCTAAGAGTAAGAAAGAGAgttctccgccgccgccggcgGAGTCGGAGGCGAAGGAAGGATCTGCAGCTGCGATTGATCGAGAAGGAGAGATGAGCAACACTTCTCCGAAGCTCGGGAGCTTCTACGAGTTCTTCTCTCTGTCTCACCTCACGCCTCCTCTTCAAT TTATAAGGAGAGCGGAGAGGAAAAGCATCGATGAAGTTTCTGGTGATGATCACCTTTTCTCTCTTGAG GTAAAATTATGCAATgggaaattgatttttatagaagCTTCAAGGAAAGGTTTTTATGGCACTGGAAAGCAGCAGTTTTTTTGTCACAATCTGGTTGACCTGCTGAGACAACTCAGTAGAGCCTTTGATAAT GCTTATGATGAACTCATGAAAGCATTCTCAGAAAGGAATAAG TTTGGAAACCTCCCCTTTGGCTTCAGAGCCAACACGTGGCTTATTCCGCCCATAGCTGCACAATCACCATCTACATTTCCCCCTCTGCCCACAGAAGATGAAAACTGGGGAGGCAATGGAGGTGGTCTAGGCAGAGATGGCAAAAGTGACCTGCTACCTTATGCAAATGAACTGTTGTTTCTTGCATCTATGCCATGCAAAACTGCTGAGGAGAGGCAAATTAGAGATAGAAATGCATTCCTTCTTCACAGTTTGTTTGTCGATGTTGCAATATTCAAGGCCATTGCGGCTGTGAAACATGTAATGCGAACTTTAGAATCAGCTCATTCTGCTTCAAATAGTCGAATTGTCTTTACAGAGAAAGTTGGAGACTTGAGCATAACTGTCATGAAAGATGCATCTAGTGCTAGTTGCAAAATTGATACTAAGATTGATGGAGAACAAGCTATAGGATTGGATGACAAGAAACTGGGAGAAAGAAACCTGCTTAAGGGGATCACAGCTGATGAAAATACAGCTGCTCAT GATATTGCCACTTTAGGTGTTGTGAATGTGAGGTATTGTGGCTATATTGCATGCGTGAAAGTTCAAGGGATTGACAATGCCAGTGCAAATACTCCATTACGAAGCCAAGAGCTTCTTGACCAGCCTGATGGTGGTGCTAATTCCCTAAATATTGATAG TTTAAGGTTATTACTACATGAAAATGTTACAACTGAACAAAATAAAGCATCGGCACATTCTCGAACATTAGAATCTGAGCAACTTGAATCTTCCCAAGCTTTTGTTGAGAGACTGCTGCAAGAGAGTCTTGAAGAGCTTCGGCAAGAAGAACATGATCTGGATGCTTTTGTGAGATGGGAACTTGGAGCCTGCTGGATACAGCATTTACAAGATCagaagaaaacagaaaaagagaagaaaccGCCTAGTGAGAAgaccaaaaatgaaatgaaggttgaGGGACTAGGAACACCGCTTAAATCCCTTAGAAATAGAAAGAAGACTTTGGACGGAAATACTGCAGACCAACAGAATGAGAATTTAAAATCTTCTGCTGATGAAGTGAAGGATGAAGTTGAAAAAGCATTGAATGTGATAGAATCTCAGCTTGATAACGGTGCAAGTGAAAATGAGGTTATGTTAAAATCAATGTTATCTGATGCTGCATTCTCTCGATTAAAAGAGTCAGAGACTGAACTTCATTCAAAG TCGCTGCACGAACTGATTGAGCTATCCCAAAAATATTATGATGATGTAGCGCTACCAAAACTG GTTGCAGATTTTGGTTCTTTAGAGCTCTCACCAGTAGATGGTCGGACATTGACAGACTTCATGCATACTAGAGGTCTTCGGATGCGATCCCTTGGACAAGTT GTTAAGCTTTCAGAAAAGTTATCACATGTGCAATCTCTTTGCATACATGAAATGATAGTACGCGCTTTTAAGCATATCCTGCAGGCAGTAATATCTGCAGTTCAGAAGCCTGCGAAAATGGCAGCAGCAATTGCAGCGGCATTGAATTTAATGCTTGGAATTCCTGAAAATGTACAACCAGATCAGCCTTCTGGTGTCAATTCCATTGTGTGGAATTGGCTTGAAGTGTTTCTTCTGAAGCGCTATGAGTGGAATATAAAGAATTTAAACTATGAGGATATCAGAAAGTTTGCAATCCTTCGTGGTTTATGCCATAAG GTGGGTATTGAGCTTGTACCAAGAGACTTTGATATGGAATCTGCACGCCCTTTTCAGAAGGAAGATATAGTGAGCCTTGTACCAGTGCATAAG CAAGCAGCCTGCTCATCTGCTGATGGACGGCAGCTCTTAGAATCCTCTAAAACAGCCTTGGATAAAGGAAAACTTGAAGATGCTGTTAGCTATGGAACAAAG GCCCTTGCAAAGTTGGTAGCAGTATGTGGTCCTTATCATCGCATGACAGCTGGTGCTTACAGCCTTCTTGCAGTTGTTTTATATCACACTGGAGATTTCAACCAG GCCACTATCTATCAGCAAAAAGCCTTGGACATCAATGAACGAGAGCTAGGTCTTGATCATCCGGATACGATGAAAAGTTATGGGGATCTTGCTGTTTTTTATTACAGACTACAACACACGGAATTGGCCCTCAA ATACGTGAAGAGAGCATTGTATCTCTTACATCTCACTTGTGGCCCATCACATCCAAACACTGCGGCAACATACATAAATGTGGCTATGATGGAGGAAGGCCTGGGTAATGTGCACGTTGCCCTAAGATATCTTCATAAAGCACTGAAATGCAACCAAAAACTTCTTGGCCCAGACCATATTCAG ACAGCTGCAAGTTATCATGCCATTGCCATAGCCCTCTCATTGATGGAAGCATACCCTTTAAGTGTTCAGCATGAACAGACAACATTACAAATACTTAGGGCAAAGCTGGGACCAGAGGACCTCCGGACACAG GATGCAGCTGCATGGCTTGAATATTTTGAATCCAAGGCTTTTGAGCAGCAAGAAGCTGCTCGAAATGGGACACGGAAGCCAGATGCTTCTATAGCCAGCAAGGGCCACCTAAG TGTATCAGATTTGCTTGACTACATAAATCCAAGTCAGGATGCTAAAGGGAAAGATGCAATTGGATCAAAGAGAAGAAATTACATTGCAAAG GCTATGGAGAAAGTCGTCCATGACAATCTAGCCATCTCAGATACTGAGGTTCCTCCGACAGGTGCCTTTGCAGTGGAGGCTAAGGAAGATAAACAAGTTCATGTCTCTGACACTGATGCAGCAGTGAACAATGCTTGGCCAGTTCAGTTTGAAGACACTGTGGAAGTATTTCCTGATGAAAATCCCGTCCAGCCTGGAAACCTTGAAATCCGAATTCCTGAGTCCAGTGATGTATCACTTGAAACACATGCTGAAGGAGAAGACGGCTGGCAGCCAGTTCAAAAACCAAGATCGTCCGGCTTGTTTGGAAAACGGCTAAGGCAGCGACGTCAGAATGGAACTAAGACTTTAAATCACCAGAAGAAAGATCTTGTTACTGAATTGGATCATGCCACACTGAAGAATAACCACCAAAGTGGaaaaatttatgttttaaagAAACGAGCAGTTCCTGCAGGAAGCATAGCAGAATACTATGTAGCAAAGACTTCATCGCCAGGGGCTAAGTATGGACGGAGAGTTGTGAAAACTGTAGCATATAGAGTGAAGTCGGTGTCTCCATCCACCATGGATGGTGCAGGGGGGAACTCTAAAAATGAAGACGAGACATTATGCTCCCCAACAGACTCAAGGCCAGTATCTGCACAGAAAGAGGTTGGAACTGTTGCTAAGAGAAGTTCAATAGTAAGTCTTGGTAAATCTCCCTCATATAAGGAAGTAGCTCTGGCACCACCTGGTACCATATCTATGTTGCAAGTGAGACATCCTGAGGATGATGCGCATTATAACAGAGTACTTGAACCTGAAGAACAGAACAAAAGGGCCCAGGAAAAATCCGCGTCTGTGGAAATAAGTACACAAAACGACCAGGAAGGGAACATTCAGGATATTGTCATGGGTTCCACAGATCaactgaaaaatgaaaatgaagctCTTGAAGAGAAAGAGGAAACTGCAAAGAATCATGAAAACTCGGTGGTTGTATCTGAGTGTATGGTACAAGTGCAGTCCAGCAATCATGAGTCCAGTCAACACGAAGAGCTAGGTACCGACATGGATAATGTGCCAAATTGCGCTGGCTCGTCATTGGAAACTGCTACTTGTACTGAAGATCTATTGATCTCTAATAGATCGAATGATGATTCGGAAACCACTTTGCAAGGGGTGGAAGAACAGAAATCAAAACTTCCAGTGGCTTGTCAAGGTGACTCAAGAGAAGTTTCTAACAAGAAGTTGTCAGCTTTAGCAGCTCCGTACAATCCATCAGTCGTTAGTCCACATGTTGCACCATTGCCTATGaatatttctctctcttctggTCCAGGAGCTGTTCAACCAGTTGGTCCTTGGCCAATGAATATGGGACTTCATCAAGGTCATGCTACACTTTTACCCAGTCCAATTTCCTCACCCCACCACCCCTATCCGTCGCCGccaacaacaccaaatatgctCCACCCCTTACCTTTGATGTACCCTCCTTACACACAGGCCCAGTCCCTACCACCTAGCACTTTTCAAGTAACCAGCAACCAGTTTCATCACGGTCAATTCGCTTGGCAATGCAATATACGTGCTAACACACAAGAATACATTCCTGTCACACTTTGGCCTGGCTGCCATCCATTAGAATTTCCCTCCCCAACAGTGGTTGAACCAATTGCTAAACCTTTTTTGGAGGAAAAGGAACAATCCATCATCTCAGAGAACCTAAATTTGGCTTTACCTTTGGATCTTGACTCTGGGAATGAGTCTAAGAAAGAAATAGATCTTCCTGCATCAGAGGCAGTGGAGAACTTACGTGATATAGATGTGGTTCAATCAGGTAATGGGGAAGAAATTGAATCCAAGTTCCATGGTCTACCGATCCCTGTTAAACTTCTACATAGCAGTAATGGTCCAACTGAAAAATCCGAGAGATGCAATGATTATCATGTTCAGAGACAGCAGTTTAAGGCTGACAGTGAGAAACAATTCAGTGTTTTAGTTAGAGGgaaaaggaacaaaaagcagaTGTTGAGAATGCCATTAAGTTTTCTCAAACGACCATATAGTTCACAACCATTCAAAGTTGTGTATAGTAGAGTTGTTAGGGATACAGAACTTCCTAATTCCCCGAGCTTTGACTCCAAAGAGACCAGTTCAGCAAATGCTACATGA